A DNA window from Amycolatopsis sp. DSM 110486 contains the following coding sequences:
- a CDS encoding 2-keto-4-pentenoate hydratase, with translation MALSEEDVRHLAGELWEAERKAAPVAPITGRFPGANVEDAYGIQLEGVRLRCEAGDSVRGHKVGLTARVMQTQFGVDRPDFGHLLASMFHPEGEPLPVGSLIAPRVEPELAFVLDSPLRGPGVTVADVLAATAFVMPALEIIDSRIQDWRIGIVDTVADNASSARVVLGGKRTPIAGLDPRLIGVVLRRNGEIVETGASGAVLGNPAQAVAWLANTVAGDGVVLKAGDVIMPGTCTRAVELKPGDTVRADFEHLGHVGVSFSAARAAEVAA, from the coding sequence ATGGCACTCAGTGAAGAGGACGTCCGGCACCTCGCCGGCGAGCTGTGGGAGGCGGAGCGCAAGGCCGCTCCGGTCGCCCCCATCACCGGCAGGTTCCCCGGCGCGAACGTCGAAGACGCGTATGGCATCCAGCTGGAGGGCGTGCGGCTTCGTTGCGAGGCCGGCGATTCCGTGCGCGGGCACAAGGTCGGGCTCACGGCCCGGGTGATGCAAACGCAGTTCGGTGTGGACCGGCCCGACTTCGGCCACCTGCTCGCGTCGATGTTCCACCCGGAAGGAGAACCGCTGCCCGTCGGCTCGCTCATCGCCCCGCGAGTGGAGCCCGAGCTGGCGTTCGTGCTCGACTCCCCGTTGCGGGGCCCCGGCGTGACCGTGGCCGACGTGCTCGCCGCGACCGCGTTCGTGATGCCGGCGCTGGAGATCATCGACTCGCGCATCCAGGACTGGCGGATCGGCATCGTCGACACCGTGGCGGACAACGCGTCGTCGGCGCGCGTGGTGCTCGGCGGCAAGCGCACCCCGATCGCGGGGCTCGACCCGCGGCTGATCGGCGTGGTGCTGCGGCGCAACGGCGAGATCGTCGAGACGGGTGCGAGCGGCGCGGTCCTGGGGAACCCGGCGCAGGCCGTCGCGTGGCTGGCCAACACCGTGGCCGGCGACGGCGTGGTGCTCAAGGCGGGCGACGTGATCATGCCCGGCACCTGCACGCGCGCGGTCGAGCTCAAGCCCGGTGACACCGTGCGCGCGGACTTCGAGCACCTGGGCCACGTCGGCGTCTCCTTCAGCGCCGCCCGCGCCGCGGAGGTGGCCGCGTGA
- a CDS encoding alpha/beta fold hydrolase, whose amino-acid sequence MTHFVLVHGGWHGAWCWEAEVSALEERGHSATAVELPSDDVRAGARQYAATIAAAVRGPGDVVVGHSLAGLAIPLVPQRTAVAALVFLASLLPEPGRSWRDQLTLGRPMAEWFYDNGLPKQERDEQGRTVWPASVAAKLFFHDCPPELAAAAAARLRPQSPAPITEVTPLQAFPELPMHYVGCRADRAVSGDWAERTAKDRLGTEVTWLDTSHSPFLSAPGELADLLVTLASRSEVR is encoded by the coding sequence ATGACGCACTTCGTGCTGGTGCACGGCGGCTGGCACGGCGCGTGGTGCTGGGAGGCCGAAGTCTCCGCGTTGGAGGAGCGCGGCCACTCGGCGACGGCCGTGGAACTGCCGTCGGACGACGTGCGCGCGGGCGCCCGCCAGTACGCCGCCACGATCGCCGCCGCTGTGCGCGGTCCTGGCGACGTCGTGGTGGGTCATTCGCTGGCCGGCCTGGCGATTCCGCTGGTCCCGCAGCGGACGGCGGTTGCCGCGCTCGTCTTCCTGGCGTCGTTGCTGCCCGAGCCGGGCCGGTCCTGGCGGGACCAGCTGACGCTCGGACGCCCGATGGCCGAGTGGTTCTACGACAATGGATTGCCGAAGCAGGAACGCGACGAGCAAGGGCGAACAGTGTGGCCGGCGTCGGTCGCGGCCAAGCTGTTCTTCCACGACTGTCCACCTGAGCTGGCCGCCGCGGCCGCGGCCAGGCTCCGGCCCCAGTCGCCGGCCCCGATCACGGAAGTCACGCCCCTGCAGGCGTTTCCCGAGCTGCCGATGCACTACGTCGGCTGCCGCGCCGATCGGGCCGTCTCCGGGGACTGGGCCGAACGCACCGCGAAGGATCGGCTCGGCACCGAAGTCACCTGGCTCGACACCTCCCACAGCCCGTTCCTGTCCGCCCCCGGCGAGCTGGCCGACCTGCTCGTCACCCTCGCCTCGAGATCGGAGGTCCGATG
- a CDS encoding tautomerase family protein, with translation MPFIQINLGAGRTPEQKDQLIRAVSAAAAEAISVPEASVRVWVVEVPATEVLVGGVTLAERQAAKPAGPA, from the coding sequence ATGCCGTTCATCCAGATCAACCTCGGGGCCGGTCGCACGCCCGAGCAGAAGGACCAGCTCATCCGCGCCGTGTCCGCGGCGGCGGCCGAGGCGATCTCCGTGCCTGAGGCGTCGGTACGCGTGTGGGTCGTGGAAGTCCCGGCGACGGAGGTCCTCGTCGGCGGGGTCACGCTCGCCGAGCGGCAGGCCGCGAAACCGGCGGGCCCGGCATGA
- a CDS encoding 2-keto-4-pentenoate hydratase → MTGVRIWAGRLDDAATTQATVAPLTTDGLADLRTAYEVQDTLVRLRLDRGERLVGGKLGLTSRAKQLAMGVDKPLYGLVTSGMSRASGSRLSLKDLIHPRVEPEIAFVLGEALEGPDVTVSDVLGATRYLCAALDVIDSRYEGFSFRHLDAIADNASSAAFALGDDLVAPHGDLALTGCVLEVDGQVVESAAGAAVMGHPAAAVAFMANQLALAGKRLEAGWVVLSGGLTAPVPLRAGSTVTATLSGLGSVTLGAE, encoded by the coding sequence GTGACCGGCGTACGGATCTGGGCGGGCCGGCTCGACGACGCCGCCACCACGCAGGCGACGGTCGCGCCGCTGACCACCGACGGCCTGGCCGACCTCCGCACCGCCTACGAGGTGCAGGACACGCTCGTCCGCCTGCGGCTCGACCGCGGCGAACGCCTGGTCGGCGGCAAGCTCGGCCTGACCAGCCGTGCCAAACAGCTCGCGATGGGCGTGGACAAACCGCTCTACGGCCTGGTCACCAGCGGCATGAGCCGCGCCTCGGGCTCGCGCCTGTCGCTGAAGGACCTGATCCACCCGCGCGTCGAGCCGGAGATCGCGTTCGTGCTCGGCGAGGCGCTGGAAGGCCCCGACGTCACGGTCTCCGACGTCCTGGGCGCGACGCGGTACCTCTGCGCCGCGCTCGACGTGATCGACAGCCGCTACGAGGGGTTCTCCTTCCGCCACCTCGACGCGATCGCGGACAACGCGTCCTCCGCGGCCTTCGCGTTGGGCGACGACCTGGTCGCGCCGCACGGAGATCTCGCGTTGACGGGCTGTGTGCTCGAGGTCGACGGGCAGGTCGTCGAGTCGGCGGCCGGCGCCGCGGTGATGGGCCACCCGGCCGCCGCCGTCGCGTTCATGGCCAACCAGCTCGCCCTGGCCGGGAAACGTCTCGAGGCCGGCTGGGTCGTGCTCTCGGGCGGGCTCACCGCACCTGTTCCGTTGAGGGCCGGTTCGACCGTGACCGCGACGCTCAGCGGGCTCGGCAGCGTCACCCTCGGCGCGGAATAA